DNA from Candidatus Binataceae bacterium:
CTTCTGATCAAAAATGGCACGATCGTCGATGGTACCGGCGCACCGCGCTATCGCGCTGATATCGCGATAGCCGGTGATCGCATCGCCGAAATCGGCAAAATCAACGAGGGCGCCAAGCGCATAATCGACGCCTCGGACCTGATCGTCTCACCGGGCTTCGTCGATCCACATACGCATTACGACGCGCAGATCTGCTGGGATCCACTCTTGAGCTGCACCTCGTGGCATGGGATTACCTCGGTCGTGATGGGCAACTGCGGGGTCGGCATAGCACCCTGCAAGCCCGAGTCGCGCGAAATTGCCGCGTGGGACCTCACGAACGTCGAGGCCATTCCCTTCGACTCGCTCAACAAGGGCGTAACCTGGGATTGGGAAACCTTCCCGCAGTTTCTCGACGCCGCGCAAGCTCGCGGTGCAGCAATCAACCTCGGCTTTCTCGCTCCGCTCACCCCGTTTCGCCATTACGTGATGGGTGTCGAGTCGATGGACCGGGCGGCGACGCCTGAAGAAACCACCCGGATTGCTGCGCTGCTTGACGAGGCGATGAGCGCAGGTGCCCTTGGCATCTCGACGACGACGCTCAAACAGCATATCGGCTTCAAGGGCCAGCCACTGGCCTGCCGGCTCGCTAGTCGCGATGAACTAAAGGCTTACGCCAACGTCCTGAAGAGTCAGGGTAAGGGCTCGATCGAAGTCGCGCTAACCAAGAAGATCGCCGTAGTGCAGGACGACGAGTACGAACTGCTCGATCTGCTGCTCACGGAGAGCGGACGCCCCGTCACCTGGCTCGCGATGGCCTCGACGCCGCGCCATCCGGAGCGCGCGCTCGAGACGCTCGATCGCGTCGGGCCGCTGATCAAGCGCGGCGGCATCCCGCAAATCCTGTGCAAGCCCTTCGTCTCGCAGTTGGACCTGCGCAATCCCTTCACCTTCGCCGATAACGAAGTTTGGAATCGCGTCTTCAATCAACCGGTCGAGGTGCAAAAGCAAATCTACTCCGATCCTGCTTTCCGCCTGCAATTCCGCGACAGCCTGAAACGGCCGCATCTGTTTACCGGCCGGTGGCATCGCGTCGAGATCCTCGAAATCGCCAATCCGGCGCTCAAGCAGCTCGAAGGCAAGAACGTTCAGGAAGTCGCCGAGATGCGAGGTGCCGATCCGCTCGACACGTTCCTCGACCTCGCGCTCGAGGACAATCTCAACATCCAGTACACGATGCAGCAGTATCACGAGGACGGCATTGCGCAGCTAATCAGCGACCCGCGCACAATGATCGGTCTGTCCGACGGCGGCGCGCACGTCGATATGCTGTGCGACGCGGGTTACGCCACCTACCTGCTGGGCAACTGGGTACGTAAGCGCGAGGCAGTGACGCTCGAGTTCGCCGTAAAGCGCATCACCTCAGAACCGGCCAACTTCTTCGGCATCCGCGAGCGCGGTCAGTTAAAGACCGGGTGGAAGGCGGACGTCGCCGTTTTCGACTTCAACACGGTCAACTCCGCGCGGCGCGCGACGATGCAAAACGATCTGCCCGGCGGCGGGCGGCGTCTGGTGATGCCCGCGGAGGGAATCGAGTACACGGTCGTCAATGGCAAGGTGTCGTACGAGCACGGCCGGCAGAGCGGGGCGCTCGCGGGAGAGGTTATTCGCTCCGTGGCGTAGTCGCCAACCCGCAGGTATCTAATGCAGGCCGGGCCTTTTGAGGCCCGGCTTTTTTTCTCAGGTTACAGTCCAGCCGCCGTCGATGATGAAAGGGGCGCCGGTCGCAAACGACGCGTCATCGCTGGCGAGGAAAAGTGCGACCTTGGCGATCTCTTCCGGCTTCGCCATCCGCTCGAGCACCGAAATCCGCTTGATTGCAGCCTGGTTGGGAAGGACACCGGCGCGGATGCGCTCGGCCATCGGCGTCTCGATCGCGCCCGGACAGATTGCATTGACGCGAATGTTGTAACGTCCGTATTCAAGCGCGGCGACGCGCGTCAGCGCGATCACTCCGGCCTTGGCCGCTGAATATCCTGCACCACCCTTGACGGCGACCAGGCCCGCGATCGAGGCAGTGTTGATGATCGAACCGCTGCGCGCTTTCATCATGTGCGGCAGCGCGTACTTCATCCCCAAAAAAACGCCGCGCAGATTGATCGCGATCACGCGGTCGAACTGCTCCTCGGTCATATTCGAGAGAAAAGCGGAATCGCCCTCGATGCCGGCGTTGTTGTAGAGGATGTCGAGCGCGCCGAATTTCGCGACCGCTTCATCGACCATGCGTTTGACGTCCGGGCCTTTCGAGACGTCGGTGCGAATCGCGAGCGCGGCGCCGCCTTGCTTGGTGATTTCGGCCACCGTCTCTTTCACCGAGGCTTCGTTGATATCCGAGGCGGCGACTTTCGCGCCCTCGGCGGCGAAGAGCAGCGCCGCGGTCTTTCCCATCCCGGAACCCGCACCGGTTATGATTGCGACCTTATTGGCAAGTCTCATTCGTTTCCTCCTGCAAGAGTTTACAATTTTTCGCCGCGATCGCGATGCTACTCGCGGCGCAGTCGACCTTCGCGATCGACGCGAGTACGCAGCACGTGCAATTCCTCCGCGTTCGGTGGAGTTGTCTCGGGCACGGATTCCGGAATTACCATCTCAAAGCCGGTCGCGCGCTTTACCGCTTCAACTGTGACGCGTGGATGCAACGACTTAAGCCGCATCCGGCGCGAGTCGTCCGCAAAGTCCATCACGCAGAGTGGCGTCACGCATAGTTTCGGACCGCCGCCTGGAATACCCATTTTGATGCGCGCGTCAGCGCCACCTGCGCCCCAGCCGTAAGCACTGATATAGTCGCACTTCTCGACGAGTACGCGCGGGTTATGATTATTGAGGACTATGTAATAACGGCCGACGTGAGTGCTGAGGGTCGGGGTGCCGACCGAACCCGGTCCACGGAACTTGAGCCGCCGGTGGTCCTGGCCGATTCCGATCAGGTTAGTATTGCCATAGGCGTCAACCTGAACGCCACCGATAAAGAAAACGTGATTCGACCAATCCTTGACGCGATCGAAGCGATGGCCGGTATCGCTGTAGGACTCGGCCCAGCGCACGACGCGGCGATCCCAGCCATAGGCCGGCATCGGAACGGTTTCGAGATGCGCGACATTCATGCGCGCGCCGAGAAACACGAGTTCCATGTTCGGCCCGTGCATCAGGTGCGCCAGCCGGACGGCGGCTTCGGGCACCGGCGAGGCGACGCCGACGCGCAGCGTTTCGCCATCGTTGAGTTCGCGCGCCAAAAAGACCGCCATCAACTCTGCGATCGAATATGCTTCGCTCATAGCCGCCTCGCGGCCTCACTCAAGCAAACGTGCTCGGCCCTCGATGAGAGGGTTGTCGTTTTGCCGCCGATCTCAGCAGCAAATTGAGCGGCGAACCGCTTCGGATAGCGTCTGCTGAAAATGAAGCCAAACATCATAGCGATCCCCGGAACAATCAACCCAAGCATTAGAGTATGCCCGACGTCGAGCGAGATAGCCCCGAGCGTCGCGCAGGCCGTGAAAATAATCGCCCACACCTGAGTCATCCGCACATTCATGTGTTGAAAGACCGGAGTCTCCCAAACTTCGTGAGGCGCGCGCTCGCGCGCGTACTGCAACGTGAAGGGAAAGCCCAGTATCAGGGTAGCCCAAGCCACTGCGGCAAAGATGCCCCATACCATCAGAAGATGGTAGTGGGTGATAAAGCGCGCTCCGCCGGCCAGCACGACCAGCACCACGCCCCCGAAATATACAAGTGAAGTACAGTCCATCGTCTTTACGGCGCCGCGTCGATACTGCATCGCGATGATCCCCGCGGCGAGCGCGAAGCAGATCAACCCGGCCCTAAGTAGTTGCCCCTCTTCGGCGAGGACGCCGTAAACCGCCCATAGGACAATCCCCAGGTTCGACCATACTCCGGCGTTGCCTGACACAGCCTTGCTCATGATCGATCAATACTCGTGGAGCGTAAGCAGCCGCTTGATGCCGATTCTTTCGAGATAGTCGCCATGCGTTGCCGGTTCCCGGCAATAGCGGTCCAGGTAATGTTCGAGCGCTTGCGCGTCGCCGCGAGCGGCGGTCGCCGCCGCATCGTTATACTCGCGCAGATGGTCGTTGTCCTGGACATAATAGCCGCGCGAATAGAAGGGATGCGCGCCAAAGGGTGCGCGCACGATGCCGTCGGCCGCAGCTATCGTCGTCTTCCACGGGTCGGCGCGAACTTCCTCGTTGGAGATAACCTTTTCGACCTGGACGAGCGAGCGGTCCGCCGCGCGATACATGAAGAGATCGATCCAGCCCGGACCGCCGATATGTTGCACATTGCCATAGGCATCGGCATGCGCCGCGTGCAGGAGCGCGACGTCCGGCTTGATCGGCGGAACGGCAATCAGGGTTTCGCCGCGAATCGGATCCTGAAAGATTTTCAGGTTCGGATTTACCTCAGGCAGCGAGGTTCCGACGCCACCGCGCCACGGTAGAAAGGGCAGCGACTGCGCCGCCGCCTGCAGACCTGCGCAGAGGATTCCCTCCTCGCATTCCCAGACCTCGATCGCGCCGCGCTCGGCCGCGTGTCGAAAGGCCGGCGTCACCGGATTGCCGAATCCGCCGCCCGCGTAATAGCTGACTACCTTGCGCACGCATCCCGCAGCTATCAGCAGGTCGAGCGAAAAGCCCGCGTCCACCACCGTCAGGTCCCGCACGCCGCGGCGAATGACGCTCCGCACCAACGCCATCGGCGTAGGCTGGCCGATCGCGATCGTCATCCCGCTCTCGATCCAGTTGGCGGCGTCAGCTTCTTCGATGATCCGCTCGCGTCGTTGACTATTCATACGGCCTTCCGCGCCACGCCTATCGTTGGCGATCCTTGCCCGAGGTTAGTACACTCGCGCTCAAGAGTCCCAGCGCACCGGGGAGGCCACCACGATGGCAATGTTCAAGTTCGAGGATTATCGCAACCGTTACGGGACAATCAAAATGGAGCGCGAAGACGGCATCCTGCAGATGACGCTGCATACGCAGGGCGCCGAGCTCAAATGGGGCATGCAGCCGCACGAGGAGCTGTCTTACGCGTTCAACGATATCGCGCGCGATCACGAGAATCGCTGCGTGATTATCACCGGCACCGGCAACGCCTTCTGCGCCGAAGCCGACGCCGGCAGCGGCCGCGGCGTGCCGATCAAGGGCACGGGCGAACCGGCGCCGTTCGGAGTAAGGTCCACGAGCTGGGATCACATCTACAACGATGCGAAATATCTCCTGATGAACCACCTCAACATCGAGGTGCCGATGATCGCCGCGGTCAACGGTCCCGCGCTGATTCATGCGGAACTCGCCGTCCTGTGCGACATCGTGATCGCAACCGAGAACACCGAGTTTCAGGACGCACCGCATTTCCCCAACGGCGTCGTACCGGGTGATGGTGTGCACGTGGTCTGGCCGCTCGTGCTGGGTCCGAATCGCGGCCGCTATTTCCTGCTGACCGGGCAGAAGTTATCGGCGCAGCAGGCGCTCGATTTGGGCGTCGTCAGCGAGGTGATGCCGCGCGACAAACTTATCGCGCGCGCATGGGAGCTGGCGCGATTGATCACCGCGCGGCCCAGCCTGTCGATCCGCTACGCGCGAGTCGCAATCACACAGAATCTCAAGAAGCTGATGCTCGAGAATCTGGGTTACGGCCTCGCGCTCGAGGGGCTTGGGGCCGTGCAGTCATTTCCTGGCGCACGGGGACCCAAAAAGTAATCGGCGCAGGGTTGGTCATTGACGATTGAAAACGCAATAATCGCGTAAGCAGTCCCGCCCGCGTAGGCTCTGGGCGTGCGCAAAGAGGAGATCGAATGAAGCTCGGAATGTTTCTGATGCCGTCCCATCCGCCGGAGCGCAGCCTCAAGGCGGGGCAGGATTACGACCTCGAAGTGATCAAGGCGGGCGACGAGCTCGGCTACTCCGAGGCCTGGATCGGCGAGCACTTCACCGCGCCGTGGGAGCCCAATCCTTCGCCCGATTTGCTGATCGCGCAGGCGCTGATGCAGACGCAGCGAATCGTGCTGGCGCCGGGCGCGCATCTGCTGCCGTATCATCATCCGGCGGAGCTCGCCTGCCGCGTCGCCTTCATGGACCATCTGGCGCAGGGCCGCTATATGTTCGGGATCGGCGCGAGCGGACTGCCGAGCGACTGGCAGCTTTTCTGCGTGGACGGATTTAAGGGCGAGACGCGCGAGATGACGCGCGAGGCGCTCGACATGATACTCAATATCTGGGCGAGCGACGGCGGCTATCAGCATACCGGCAAGTACTGGAAGGTTGACGTGCCGCGACCGATGATGCGCACGCTGAAGCATCACATCAAGCCGTTTCAGCAGCCGCATCCGCCGATCGGGATCGCCGGCTTCAGTCCTAATTCCGACACGCTCAAGTTGGCCGGCGAACGCGGGTTCATTCCGCTGAGTCTGAACCTCAGTACTGCCTATTGCGCCTCCCACTGGGACGCCGTACTCGAAGGCGCGAAGCGCACCGGTCTCAACCCCGATCGCAGCGTCTGGCGGATCGTGCGCGAGATCTTCGTCGCGGATACCGACGACGAAGCCTATCGTCATTGTGTCAAAGGCATGATGGGACGCATGATGAGTGAGTATCTGTTGCCGCTCTTCAACGATTTTCAATTCACCCCGCTGCTGAAGGACGATCCGAAGATTCCCGACTCTGACGTCACGCCGGAGTATCTGGCGCATCACGGATGGCTGGTCGGCTCGGTGGCGACAGTCAAGAAGAAGCTGGGCGCGATGATTGATCAGGTGGGCGGATTCGGCACGCTCCTGCACTTTGTCTTCGATTACGCTGACAATCCGCAGCCCTGGTTCAAATCGATGCGCCTGATGGCGGAGGAAGTAATGCCGCACTTTGCTGAGCGCACGCGCAACGGCGTCGCGGCTCACGCCTGAGTCCAACTT
Protein-coding regions in this window:
- a CDS encoding amidohydrolase family protein, with translation MAYDLLIKNGTIVDGTGAPRYRADIAIAGDRIAEIGKINEGAKRIIDASDLIVSPGFVDPHTHYDAQICWDPLLSCTSWHGITSVVMGNCGVGIAPCKPESREIAAWDLTNVEAIPFDSLNKGVTWDWETFPQFLDAAQARGAAINLGFLAPLTPFRHYVMGVESMDRAATPEETTRIAALLDEAMSAGALGISTTTLKQHIGFKGQPLACRLASRDELKAYANVLKSQGKGSIEVALTKKIAVVQDDEYELLDLLLTESGRPVTWLAMASTPRHPERALETLDRVGPLIKRGGIPQILCKPFVSQLDLRNPFTFADNEVWNRVFNQPVEVQKQIYSDPAFRLQFRDSLKRPHLFTGRWHRVEILEIANPALKQLEGKNVQEVAEMRGADPLDTFLDLALEDNLNIQYTMQQYHEDGIAQLISDPRTMIGLSDGGAHVDMLCDAGYATYLLGNWVRKREAVTLEFAVKRITSEPANFFGIRERGQLKTGWKADVAVFDFNTVNSARRATMQNDLPGGGRRLVMPAEGIEYTVVNGKVSYEHGRQSGALAGEVIRSVA
- a CDS encoding SDR family NAD(P)-dependent oxidoreductase, with translation MRLANKVAIITGAGSGMGKTAALLFAAEGAKVAASDINEASVKETVAEITKQGGAALAIRTDVSKGPDVKRMVDEAVAKFGALDILYNNAGIEGDSAFLSNMTEEQFDRVIAINLRGVFLGMKYALPHMMKARSGSIINTASIAGLVAVKGGAGYSAAKAGVIALTRVAALEYGRYNIRVNAICPGAIETPMAERIRAGVLPNQAAIKRISVLERMAKPEEIAKVALFLASDDASFATGAPFIIDGGWTVT
- a CDS encoding CoA-transferase; this encodes MSEAYSIAELMAVFLARELNDGETLRVGVASPVPEAAVRLAHLMHGPNMELVFLGARMNVAHLETVPMPAYGWDRRVVRWAESYSDTGHRFDRVKDWSNHVFFIGGVQVDAYGNTNLIGIGQDHRRLKFRGPGSVGTPTLSTHVGRYYIVLNNHNPRVLVEKCDYISAYGWGAGGADARIKMGIPGGGPKLCVTPLCVMDFADDSRRMRLKSLHPRVTVEAVKRATGFEMVIPESVPETTPPNAEELHVLRTRVDREGRLRRE
- a CDS encoding CoA-transferase, with translation MNSQRRERIIEEADAANWIESGMTIAIGQPTPMALVRSVIRRGVRDLTVVDAGFSLDLLIAAGCVRKVVSYYAGGGFGNPVTPAFRHAAERGAIEVWECEEGILCAGLQAAAQSLPFLPWRGGVGTSLPEVNPNLKIFQDPIRGETLIAVPPIKPDVALLHAAHADAYGNVQHIGGPGWIDLFMYRAADRSLVQVEKVISNEEVRADPWKTTIAAADGIVRAPFGAHPFYSRGYYVQDNDHLREYNDAAATAARGDAQALEHYLDRYCREPATHGDYLERIGIKRLLTLHEY
- a CDS encoding enoyl-CoA hydratase/isomerase family protein; protein product: MAMFKFEDYRNRYGTIKMEREDGILQMTLHTQGAELKWGMQPHEELSYAFNDIARDHENRCVIITGTGNAFCAEADAGSGRGVPIKGTGEPAPFGVRSTSWDHIYNDAKYLLMNHLNIEVPMIAAVNGPALIHAELAVLCDIVIATENTEFQDAPHFPNGVVPGDGVHVVWPLVLGPNRGRYFLLTGQKLSAQQALDLGVVSEVMPRDKLIARAWELARLITARPSLSIRYARVAITQNLKKLMLENLGYGLALEGLGAVQSFPGARGPKK
- a CDS encoding LLM class flavin-dependent oxidoreductase — its product is MKLGMFLMPSHPPERSLKAGQDYDLEVIKAGDELGYSEAWIGEHFTAPWEPNPSPDLLIAQALMQTQRIVLAPGAHLLPYHHPAELACRVAFMDHLAQGRYMFGIGASGLPSDWQLFCVDGFKGETREMTREALDMILNIWASDGGYQHTGKYWKVDVPRPMMRTLKHHIKPFQQPHPPIGIAGFSPNSDTLKLAGERGFIPLSLNLSTAYCASHWDAVLEGAKRTGLNPDRSVWRIVREIFVADTDDEAYRHCVKGMMGRMMSEYLLPLFNDFQFTPLLKDDPKIPDSDVTPEYLAHHGWLVGSVATVKKKLGAMIDQVGGFGTLLHFVFDYADNPQPWFKSMRLMAEEVMPHFAERTRNGVAAHA